One stretch of Pirellulales bacterium DNA includes these proteins:
- a CDS encoding helix-turn-helix domain-containing protein — protein sequence MKLDASDIADLHHVITAAVRATLHEIQAEDAKFGNQLGYTEPQAAALLGVAAHVLRDCRLRGEISARKVGCRYVYSRDSLLRFLSGSANA from the coding sequence GTGAAACTCGACGCCTCTGACATTGCAGATCTGCATCACGTAATTACGGCCGCCGTCCGCGCAACGCTGCATGAAATCCAGGCTGAAGATGCAAAATTCGGCAATCAACTTGGATATACCGAGCCTCAGGCAGCGGCATTACTCGGCGTAGCAGCGCACGTACTGCGTGATTGCCGACTCCGCGGCGAGATCTCCGCTCGAAAAGTCGGCTGCCGCTACGTCTACTCTCGCGACTCGCTTTTGAGGTTCCTGTCGGGGAGCGCGAATGCGTGA